AGCAGCGCCTGCTTGGAGAGGTCGATGCCGGCCGCCTTGAGCTGCTTGTAGAAGGCGACGTTCGAGCCGCCGACGACGTCGGTGAAGATCACGTCGGGCTTGGTCAGCTTGATCTTGTTGATGACCGAGTTGAACTGGGTGCTGCCGAGCGCATAATACTCCTCGCCGACGACCTTGCCCTTCAGCACGTTCTCGACGTGCTTGCGCGCGATCTTGTTCGAGGTGCGCGGCCAGATGTAGTCGGAGCCGATGAAGAAGAACGACTTGGCGCCCTTTTCCTTGGCGATCCAGTTCAGGCCGGCCAGAATCTGCTGGGTCGCTTCCTGGCCGGTGTAGATGACGTTCTTGGACTGCTCGAGGCCTTCGTAGAAGGTCGGGTAATAGAGCATGCCGTTATACTGCTCCATGACCGGCAACACGGCCTTGCGCGAAGCCGAGGTCCAGCAGCCCATGATCGCCGCGACCTTGTCGTTGACGAGCAGCTTCTTGGCCTTTTCAGCGAAAGTCGGCCAGTCGCTGGCGCCGTCTTCCTGGATGAACTTGATCTTGCGCCCGAGCACGCCGCCGGCCGCGTTGATCTGCTCGATGGCGAGCTTTTCGGCCTCGATCGAGCCGGTCTCGGAGATCGCCATGGTGCCGGTCGCGGAGTGCAAGATACCGACCGTGACCTCGGTATCCGTCACCGCAAGACCCGTGGTGTTGACCGCAGAGGTCGCCGGGGCCTGCGCAAAGGATCCCCGCGGCAGCATCGTGATGGCCGGAACAGCGGCCATTCCCATCAATAATTTGCGCCGGAGCGGCGACAACAGGCCCTTGTTTTCTTCGTCCGACATGAGCACCCCACTTTTGTTCGAGAACACGCAATTGGCGCTGTGAGGATGGCTCGGATTTATGCAGCGCAAGCATACGCAAGATCGC
The nucleotide sequence above comes from Bradyrhizobium sp. NDS-1. Encoded proteins:
- the urtA gene encoding urea ABC transporter substrate-binding protein, yielding MSDEENKGLLSPLRRKLLMGMAAVPAITMLPRGSFAQAPATSAVNTTGLAVTDTEVTVGILHSATGTMAISETGSIEAEKLAIEQINAAGGVLGRKIKFIQEDGASDWPTFAEKAKKLLVNDKVAAIMGCWTSASRKAVLPVMEQYNGMLYYPTFYEGLEQSKNVIYTGQEATQQILAGLNWIAKEKGAKSFFFIGSDYIWPRTSNKIARKHVENVLKGKVVGEEYYALGSTQFNSVINKIKLTKPDVIFTDVVGGSNVAFYKQLKAAGIDLSKQALLTISVTEDEIDGIGGENIAGAYACMKYFQTLDNPNNKAFVPAFKKMWGEKTVIGDVTQAAYLGPWLWKLTVEKAGSFDVDKIAAASPGVEFKGAPEGYVRIHENHHLWSKTRVGRAKLDGQFELIYETADLVEPDPFPKGYQ